The DNA region GAGCGCCTCGGCGACGAGTGTCGGGAGATGGGGCTGGCCGTCTCGCGCCAGCCACGCGGCCACCGCCACGCGAAGCGACGCCAGGGTCGAGGCCGCGACCACGCCAGGCCTCAGATCGACGGCCGGATCGACCCCGATGCGCTCCGCGACCATGTCCGCCACCGCCTCCTCCCAGAGACGCTGGTGCGCCAGGCTGCGCGCCTGCAGGGACGGGGTCCGGGCCATGATCCTGGCCCGGTCGAGCAGGCGCTGGCGTTCTGTCTCGTAGCCTCCCGCCATCGACAGGATGGCGTGGCGGAGCGCGGTGAGCGCCGGTTCGTCCTCGGGCCGGCCGCCGAGCGCGCGACGCAGGTGGGCCAGCAGGCGCGGATGATCCGCCAGCAGGACGTCCTCCTTGCTGGCGAAATACCGAAAGAAGGTCCGGCGCGACACATCGGCTCGCGCGGC from Candidatus Dormiibacterota bacterium includes:
- a CDS encoding TetR family transcriptional regulator; this translates as MSAGRSDQGGGDGLRERHRLRTEAALEQAALRLFAERGFDVVSVDDIAARADVSRRTFFRYFASKEDVLLADHPRLLAHLRRALGGRPEDEPALTALRHAILSMAGGYETERQRLLDRARIMARTPSLQARSLAHQRLWEEAVADMVAERIGVDPAVDLRPGVVAASTLASLRVAVAAWLARDGQPHLPTLVAEALDLLDGGLERGLTRLSALRGRPRESAAPSDPAEEGNR